A window of Metabacillus sp. B2-18 contains these coding sequences:
- a CDS encoding carboxymuconolactone decarboxylase family protein, with protein sequence MEYHEPRNSTEAALHEYKSGLGTFTQKMPEIARHYNAFTEACFAEGTLSKKEKHLIALGIAVNTQDEYCIIYHAKGCLDNGASEEEILETVGVTAAFGGGAAMSQAVTLVQECITELNQLKQ encoded by the coding sequence ATGGAATATCATGAGCCTAGAAATTCTACGGAAGCTGCTTTACATGAATATAAAAGTGGATTAGGTACTTTCACACAAAAGATGCCGGAGATTGCACGCCATTATAATGCTTTTACTGAAGCTTGTTTTGCTGAAGGGACACTATCAAAAAAAGAAAAACATTTAATTGCATTAGGAATTGCAGTGAATACCCAAGATGAATACTGCATTATCTACCATGCAAAAGGATGCTTGGACAACGGTGCTAGTGAAGAAGAAATTTTAGAAACTGTTGGTGTTACAGCTGCATTTGGTGGTGGAGCAGCAATGAGCCAAGCTGTTACATTAGTTCAAGAATGTATAACAGAGTTAAACCAACTAAAACAATAA
- a CDS encoding MetQ/NlpA family ABC transporter substrate-binding protein yields the protein MKKYLLSLVLTIFAILLVACGGGENETTQEENTGTEQETKVLKVGATTVPHAEILEEAKPLLADKGIELDIEEFSDYPLINPALAEGDLDANYFQHVPYLDNAIKENDFDLANVGAIHIEPFGIYSKEYKTLEELPEGAKIIMSNNVAEMGRVLAQLEEKGLIKLNPDVDKINATKDDIVENAKNLEIDDSVAPEMLASAYENNEGDAVIINGNYALAAGLNPAEDAVALEAGENNPYANIIVVRSEDKDKEEIKTLVEVLKSQEIKDFINTKYPGSVLPVND from the coding sequence ATGAAAAAATATCTTTTATCACTAGTATTAACAATTTTCGCTATTCTACTTGTTGCATGTGGCGGAGGCGAAAATGAAACAACTCAAGAAGAAAACACAGGGACTGAGCAAGAAACGAAAGTACTAAAAGTTGGAGCGACAACTGTTCCTCATGCAGAAATTTTAGAAGAAGCAAAACCACTGTTAGCAGACAAAGGTATTGAATTAGACATCGAAGAGTTTTCAGATTATCCATTAATTAACCCAGCGCTTGCTGAAGGTGACCTGGATGCAAACTACTTCCAGCATGTTCCATATTTAGACAATGCAATTAAAGAAAATGATTTTGATCTTGCAAATGTTGGAGCAATTCATATTGAGCCTTTTGGTATTTACTCAAAAGAATACAAAACACTTGAAGAGTTACCTGAAGGTGCAAAAATTATCATGAGTAACAACGTTGCAGAAATGGGACGCGTGTTAGCACAACTTGAAGAAAAAGGTCTAATTAAATTAAATCCAGATGTTGATAAAATTAATGCAACAAAAGATGATATCGTTGAAAATGCTAAAAACCTAGAAATTGATGATAGTGTTGCACCAGAAATGTTGGCAAGTGCTTATGAAAATAACGAAGGTGATGCAGTTATTATCAATGGTAACTACGCACTTGCAGCAGGATTAAATCCAGCAGAAGATGCTGTAGCTCTAGAAGCTGGTGAAAATAACCCTTATGCAAACATCATTGTTGTTCGTAGTGAGGATAAAGACAAGGAAGAGATTAAGACTCTTGTAGAAGTATTAAAATCTCAAGAAATTAAGGATTTTATTAATACAAAATACCCAGGTTCAGTACTGCCTGTAAATGACTAA
- a CDS encoding arsenate reductase family protein, producing MALNFYWYPKCGTCRKAKKWLEDHNVEFNEIHIVENPPNKEELESIYKKSGLELKKFFNTSGQKYRELGLKDKLASMSEDEMLQLLASEGMLIKRPLTVGNEHATVGFKEEQFGETWNK from the coding sequence TTGGCACTGAATTTTTACTGGTATCCTAAATGTGGGACGTGTCGTAAAGCTAAAAAATGGCTTGAAGATCATAATGTAGAATTTAATGAAATACATATCGTTGAAAACCCACCAAATAAAGAAGAGCTAGAAAGCATTTACAAAAAAAGTGGACTAGAGCTTAAAAAATTCTTTAATACAAGTGGACAAAAATATCGTGAACTTGGGCTTAAAGATAAACTTGCATCAATGTCAGAGGATGAAATGCTTCAACTCTTAGCAAGTGAAGGAATGCTTATTAAACGTCCTCTTACAGTTGGTAATGAACATGCTACAGTTGGCTTTAAAGAAGAGCAATTTGGCGAAACTTGGAATAAATAG
- a CDS encoding SCP2 sterol-binding domain-containing protein, which produces MFLTTFVSSLNKGNLITPILLKRKLIVEFRSTDKGSHFLELSSSESKLLSIQPVHVDFVIEGEESDLEEVFLHPISLKQLISFGKLSIKGSYRDFLRLEALIKLI; this is translated from the coding sequence ATGTTTTTAACAACTTTTGTCTCAAGCTTGAATAAAGGAAATTTAATAACACCCATTCTTTTAAAACGAAAATTAATTGTAGAATTTCGTTCAACAGATAAAGGGAGTCATTTTTTAGAACTTTCATCAAGTGAATCAAAACTATTATCGATTCAACCAGTTCATGTTGATTTTGTTATAGAAGGAGAAGAATCAGACTTAGAAGAGGTTTTTCTTCATCCGATAAGTTTAAAGCAACTTATATCGTTTGGGAAATTATCAATAAAAGGCTCATATCGAGATTTTCTTAGGCTAGAGGCTTTAATTAAATTAATCTAA
- a CDS encoding methionine ABC transporter permease, whose product MLNQFLPNVKWEKVWEATYETTYMTGVSVVVTFFLGIILGLLLFLTSKGNIWGNSILNTILSGIVNIFRSIPFIILVILLLPFTKVVVGSILGENAALPALIIGSAPFYARMVELALREVDKGVIEAAKSMGAKTSTIMLRVLLPESLPALVSGITVTAIALVGYTAMAGVVGAGGLGDLAYREGFQRNNFEVTIVATIFILIIVFIIQFIGDILVKAIDKR is encoded by the coding sequence ATGCTTAATCAGTTTCTTCCAAATGTAAAATGGGAAAAAGTATGGGAGGCAACTTATGAAACAACTTACATGACAGGAGTTTCGGTTGTCGTCACTTTTTTCTTAGGAATTATACTTGGTTTACTTTTATTCTTAACTTCAAAAGGCAATATCTGGGGTAACAGTATACTTAATACAATTTTATCTGGAATCGTAAATATATTTCGGTCAATTCCGTTTATTATCCTTGTTATTTTACTCTTACCCTTCACTAAAGTTGTAGTTGGGTCAATTCTGGGAGAAAATGCTGCTTTACCCGCACTAATTATTGGATCCGCTCCATTTTACGCAAGGATGGTTGAGCTTGCTTTAAGGGAAGTTGACAAAGGTGTTATTGAAGCAGCTAAATCGATGGGAGCAAAAACGTCGACAATTATGTTGAGAGTACTATTACCGGAATCTTTACCAGCTTTGGTTTCAGGGATTACAGTTACTGCAATCGCATTGGTTGGTTATACAGCTATGGCCGGAGTAGTAGGTGCTGGAGGTCTTGGTGACCTTGCTTATCGAGAAGGATTCCAGCGTAATAATTTTGAAGTAACCATTGTAGCAACCATTTTTATCTTAATTATTGTGTTTATTATCCAATTTATTGGAGATATATTAGTTAAAGCTATCGATAAACGTTAG
- the sufU gene encoding Fe-S cluster assembly sulfur transfer protein SufU yields the protein MSNHVNLDTLYRQVIMDHYKNPRNKGILDNSLTIDMNNPTCGDRIRLTLDVRDDVVKDAKFEGEGCSISMSSASMMTQAIKGKKLEEALKLSEIFSNMMLGKEYDDDIDLGDIEALQGVAKFPARIKCATLAWKAMEKGVKEGNE from the coding sequence ATGTCTAATCATGTAAATCTTGATACTCTTTATCGTCAGGTTATTATGGATCATTATAAAAACCCGAGAAATAAAGGGATCCTTGACAACAGTCTTACAATTGATATGAATAATCCAACTTGTGGAGATCGTATCCGTTTAACACTTGATGTACGAGATGATGTTGTTAAGGATGCAAAATTTGAAGGAGAAGGCTGCTCGATTTCAATGTCTTCTGCATCAATGATGACTCAGGCGATTAAAGGTAAAAAATTAGAAGAAGCATTAAAGCTATCAGAAATCTTTTCGAATATGATGTTAGGAAAAGAATATGATGATGATATCGACTTAGGTGATATTGAAGCATTACAGGGAGTGGCAAAATTCCCTGCACGTATAAAATGTGCGACATTAGCTTGGAAGGCTATGGAAAAGGGCGTGAAAGAAGGCAACGAATAG
- a CDS encoding methionine ABC transporter ATP-binding protein → MITLSNVNKVYKTKSGSVQAVNNVNLEIKKGEIFGVIGYSGAGKSSLIRLLNGLEKPTSGEVVVAGSQIGSISGTKLRKARLEISMIFQHFNLLWSRTVRENIAFPLEIAGVSKAKRLKRVDELIKLVGLEGRENAYPSQLSGGQKQRVGIARALANNPKVLLCDEATSALDPQTTDSILDLLVDINKRLGLTIVLITHEMHVIRKICHRVAVMENGEVVEQGNVLDVFRNPQKPITKTFVKQISEPDDTKEAIDLLLENYRSGKVLQLTFVGEGTERPLISNIIRKFNIEVNIVQGKISQTQNGSYGSLFLHIDGDLDEINRAVAYIGEQQVEVEVLANA, encoded by the coding sequence ATGATAACATTATCAAATGTTAATAAAGTTTATAAAACAAAGAGCGGCTCTGTTCAAGCTGTTAACAATGTAAACCTTGAAATTAAAAAAGGTGAAATATTCGGAGTTATAGGATATAGTGGAGCCGGAAAAAGTTCATTGATCCGTTTGTTAAATGGACTAGAAAAACCAACTAGTGGGGAAGTCGTTGTGGCAGGTAGTCAGATTGGCTCAATTTCTGGTACAAAGTTGCGTAAAGCACGCTTAGAAATAAGCATGATCTTTCAACACTTTAACTTATTGTGGTCAAGAACAGTGAGAGAGAATATTGCATTTCCTTTAGAAATTGCAGGAGTAAGTAAAGCGAAACGACTTAAACGTGTTGATGAGCTTATTAAGCTGGTTGGACTGGAAGGAAGAGAGAATGCATACCCTTCTCAACTTAGTGGTGGTCAAAAACAACGTGTTGGGATTGCCAGAGCGTTAGCGAATAATCCCAAGGTTTTATTATGTGATGAAGCTACATCAGCACTTGATCCCCAAACAACAGATTCAATTCTAGACCTGCTTGTTGATATTAATAAACGACTAGGCTTAACAATCGTATTAATTACACATGAAATGCATGTCATTCGTAAAATTTGTCATCGAGTAGCTGTTATGGAAAATGGTGAAGTGGTTGAACAAGGAAATGTATTGGATGTTTTCAGAAACCCTCAGAAACCTATAACAAAAACGTTCGTTAAACAAATCTCAGAGCCGGATGATACGAAGGAAGCAATTGACCTACTACTAGAAAATTATCGTTCTGGAAAAGTACTTCAGCTAACATTTGTTGGTGAAGGTACAGAAAGACCATTGATTAGCAATATTATTAGGAAATTTAATATTGAAGTGAATATTGTACAAGGTAAAATTTCACAAACGCAAAATGGCTCTTATGGTTCATTATTTTTGCATATAGATGGAGATCTTGATGAAATTAACCGTGCAGTTGCTTATATTGGAGAACAACAAGTAGAAGTGGAGGTGCTGGCGAATGCTTAA
- a CDS encoding YusG family protein translates to MTIQKQQLDITDRVVGKFGDGQLNLYLEKERIGQMVSENNYDLKAGYEFNNNRFYQVADVVTGPDQKYVDCDYENGWC, encoded by the coding sequence ATGACAATTCAAAAACAACAATTAGATATTACTGATCGAGTTGTAGGAAAATTTGGAGATGGGCAATTAAATCTTTATCTGGAAAAAGAAAGAATTGGCCAAATGGTCTCAGAAAATAATTATGACTTAAAAGCGGGATATGAATTCAATAATAACCGCTTTTACCAAGTTGCAGATGTTGTAACAGGACCAGACCAAAAATACGTCGATTGTGACTATGAAAATGGTTGGTGTTAA
- a CDS encoding thioredoxin family protein — MIEWKEKELTLPKKGIQITYLYTPMCGTCQVAKKMLTVVDEMIPTLDIYSVNLNYYPEDAKRLGIESVPCLIITENGEMKEKVYAFQSVTHLFDLIKQYAC; from the coding sequence ATGATTGAATGGAAAGAAAAGGAGCTCACCCTTCCTAAAAAGGGTATTCAAATTACGTACCTTTACACACCAATGTGTGGGACATGTCAAGTAGCGAAGAAAATGTTAACGGTCGTTGATGAAATGATCCCCACTTTGGACATTTACTCCGTAAATCTAAATTATTATCCTGAAGATGCGAAACGATTAGGAATTGAGAGTGTACCTTGCCTAATTATTACTGAGAACGGTGAAATGAAAGAAAAAGTATATGCTTTCCAATCTGTCACACATCTTTTTGACTTAATCAAACAATATGCCTGCTAA
- the sufD gene encoding Fe-S cluster assembly protein SufD: METLTINQDYVSSYSKQLGEPDWLTDLRLQAFAKLEDLPMPKPDKTKIDKWNFTNFKEHTVESAKLDSLNDLHEDVKSLIDLESTTKNLYVQVNNTAAYTSLSSELKDKGVILTDIHTAAKEHSDLLQKYFMTDGVKVDEHRLTALHAALHNGGVFVYVPKNVEVAEPIQSVFVHDNPNTTLFNHVIVVADDNSSVTYVENYISTVQNVEGVFNIISEVFANTNARVTYGAVDTLAEGVTTYVNRRGVAGRDSRIEWALGLMNDGNTISENVTNLMGDGSFGDTKTVVVGRGEQKQNFTTKVVHFGKHSEGYILKHGVMKDSASSIFNGIGKIEHGASKSNAEQESRVLMLSEKARGDANPILLIDEDDVTAGHAASVGRVDPIQLYYLMSRGIPKVEAERLVIHGFLAPVVKELPIEGVKKQLVEVIERKVK; this comes from the coding sequence ATGGAAACATTAACGATCAATCAGGATTATGTCTCAAGCTATTCAAAACAGCTTGGTGAGCCGGATTGGCTTACAGATCTTCGCTTACAAGCTTTTGCCAAGCTAGAGGATCTTCCTATGCCTAAACCGGATAAAACAAAAATCGATAAATGGAATTTTACAAATTTTAAAGAACATACTGTTGAGAGTGCAAAATTAGACTCATTAAATGACTTACATGAAGATGTGAAATCATTAATTGACCTTGAGTCTACAACTAAAAACTTATATGTTCAAGTTAACAATACAGCTGCATATACTTCATTATCTTCTGAATTAAAAGATAAAGGTGTCATCCTAACAGATATCCATACTGCAGCAAAAGAGCATTCTGACTTGCTACAAAAATACTTTATGACGGACGGGGTGAAGGTTGACGAGCACCGCTTAACTGCTTTACATGCAGCTCTTCATAACGGTGGGGTATTTGTTTATGTCCCAAAAAATGTAGAAGTAGCAGAACCAATTCAGTCAGTATTTGTTCATGACAACCCTAATACAACATTATTCAACCACGTAATTGTTGTAGCTGATGATAATAGCTCAGTAACTTATGTAGAAAACTATATTTCTACTGTTCAAAATGTAGAGGGTGTGTTTAACATCATCTCAGAAGTATTTGCTAATACAAATGCTCGTGTAACATACGGTGCAGTTGATACTCTTGCAGAAGGAGTAACAACTTATGTAAACCGCCGTGGGGTTGCTGGTCGTGACTCACGTATTGAATGGGCATTAGGTTTAATGAATGATGGCAATACAATTTCTGAAAATGTTACAAACTTAATGGGCGACGGCTCATTTGGAGATACAAAAACAGTTGTAGTAGGTCGTGGAGAGCAAAAGCAAAACTTCACAACGAAGGTTGTACACTTTGGTAAACACTCAGAAGGGTATATCTTAAAACATGGAGTTATGAAGGATAGTGCATCTTCTATTTTCAATGGTATTGGTAAAATCGAGCACGGTGCTTCAAAGTCAAACGCAGAACAAGAATCTCGTGTTCTTATGTTAAGTGAAAAAGCACGTGGTGATGCAAACCCAATTCTATTAATTGATGAAGATGATGTAACGGCAGGTCACGCTGCTTCTGTTGGACGTGTTGATCCAATTCAATTATATTATTTAATGAGCCGCGGTATTCCTAAAGTAGAAGCTGAGCGTCTTGTTATCCATGGCTTCTTAGCACCTGTTGTTAAAGAACTACCTATTGAAGGTGTTAAAAAGCAGTTAGTTGAGGTTATTGAAAGGAAAGTTAAATAA
- a CDS encoding toprim domain-containing protein yields MSLVEVEKVLIVEGKSDKKKVLNVVTEPIEIICTNGTISITKMDELIDELFLKEVYILVDSDDAGERLRKLFKREFPEASHLYIDRAYREVATAPDHHVASVLLSANIDVNAKFL; encoded by the coding sequence ATGTCGTTAGTTGAGGTTGAAAAAGTATTAATTGTTGAAGGAAAATCAGATAAGAAAAAGGTTTTAAATGTAGTAACTGAACCAATAGAAATAATCTGTACAAATGGAACAATTAGCATAACAAAAATGGATGAGCTAATTGATGAATTATTCTTAAAGGAAGTTTATATATTAGTTGATTCAGATGATGCTGGTGAACGATTGAGAAAATTATTTAAACGAGAATTTCCTGAAGCCTCTCATCTATACATTGATCGGGCATATCGTGAAGTTGCAACAGCACCGGATCACCATGTAGCATCTGTTTTGCTAAGTGCAAATATAGATGTAAACGCAAAATTCCTTTAG
- a CDS encoding cysteine desulfurase codes for MNISDIRQHFPILDQQVNGKDLVYLDSGATSQKPLSVIDALSTYYKEYNSNVHRGVHTLGTRATDGYEGAREKVRRFIGAKSIQEIIFTRGATTALNIVAQSYGLTNVKEGDEIVITYMEHHANVIPWQQVAKITGATLKYIPLQEDGTIDLKDVEETITPNTKIVSVMHVSNVLGTINPIKEITEVAHKHGAVMVVDGCQSAPHMKVDVRDLDCDFFAFSAHKMCGPTGIGVLYGKKALLEKMEPVEFGGEMIDFVGLHESTWKELPWKFEAGTPIIAGAIGLGEAIDFLEKVGLDNIESHDRKLTKYAYEQLSQVDGLTIYGPSPEKRTGLVTFNIEDVHPHDVATVLDAEGIAVRAGHHCAQPLMKWLKVSATARASFYLYNTEQEVDKLVAGIKKTKEYFSNV; via the coding sequence ATGAATATCTCTGATATTCGTCAGCACTTTCCGATTTTGGACCAACAAGTAAACGGGAAAGACCTCGTTTACTTGGATAGTGGTGCAACTTCTCAGAAACCACTATCCGTTATAGATGCTCTTTCCACATATTACAAAGAATATAATTCTAATGTTCACCGTGGTGTGCACACATTGGGTACAAGAGCAACTGACGGTTATGAAGGAGCTCGTGAGAAGGTAAGAAGATTTATTGGAGCAAAATCGATCCAGGAAATCATCTTTACTAGAGGTGCTACTACTGCTTTAAATATTGTTGCTCAGAGCTATGGGCTTACCAATGTAAAAGAAGGTGATGAAATTGTCATCACTTATATGGAGCATCATGCGAATGTGATTCCTTGGCAACAGGTAGCGAAAATAACTGGTGCCACTTTAAAATATATTCCATTACAAGAAGATGGTACAATCGACTTGAAGGATGTTGAAGAAACAATAACACCAAATACGAAAATTGTATCAGTTATGCATGTATCAAACGTACTTGGAACGATTAATCCGATAAAAGAAATCACAGAGGTTGCTCATAAGCATGGAGCTGTGATGGTTGTAGATGGTTGTCAAAGTGCTCCACATATGAAAGTAGATGTCCGAGATTTAGATTGTGATTTCTTTGCATTCTCGGCTCACAAAATGTGTGGCCCAACAGGTATCGGTGTGTTATACGGTAAGAAAGCACTCCTTGAGAAGATGGAACCTGTTGAATTCGGTGGTGAAATGATTGACTTTGTAGGATTACACGAGTCAACATGGAAGGAGCTTCCGTGGAAATTTGAAGCTGGAACTCCTATCATTGCTGGGGCAATTGGTCTTGGCGAAGCAATTGATTTCTTGGAGAAGGTCGGTCTAGACAATATAGAATCCCATGATCGTAAGCTAACTAAATATGCTTATGAACAGCTTAGTCAAGTTGATGGTTTAACTATATACGGTCCTAGTCCAGAGAAACGTACTGGGTTAGTAACATTTAATATAGAAGATGTGCATCCACATGATGTTGCAACAGTTTTAGATGCTGAGGGAATTGCTGTTCGTGCAGGTCATCATTGTGCGCAGCCTTTAATGAAATGGCTGAAGGTTTCCGCAACAGCAAGAGCTAGTTTTTACCTGTACAACACGGAACAAGAAGTTGATAAGCTTGTTGCAGGTATTAAAAAGACAAAGGAGTACTTCAGTAATGTCTAA
- a CDS encoding O-acetylhomoserine aminocarboxypropyltransferase/cysteine synthase family protein has translation MKEKLYRPETVTIHGGLKKDSMTGARAVPIYQSNAYLFENTEHAANLFGLKEPGYIYTRIHNPTSSVFEERIAELEGGIGSLAVASGMAAITLSVLNLAGSGDEIVSASTLYGGTYNLFANTLPKYGINTIFVDPKNPENFRSAITPKTKAIFAETIGNPSLDVLDIEAVAEIAHEAGIPLIVDNTFATPYLCRPIDHGADIVVHSATKWLLGNGTTLGGVIVDGGKFDWNSPKFPGFTTPDPSYHDLVYAEALGEQAYIIKARVQLLRDLGPAISPYNAFQFNLGLETLHVRMKEHVSNARKMVQYLESHPAVEWVLYPENSQHPAKDLAAKYLPKGAGSVVVFGIKGGREAGAALINNVELWSHVANVGDAKSLIIHPASTTHQQLGVEDLKKSGVTEDLIRLSVGIEHIEDLIEDLDQAIFEATGVKGMEKVNS, from the coding sequence ATGAAAGAGAAACTTTATCGCCCAGAAACGGTAACCATTCATGGAGGGTTAAAGAAAGATTCAATGACAGGTGCAAGAGCTGTTCCAATTTATCAATCAAATGCTTATTTATTTGAAAATACCGAGCATGCGGCAAATTTATTTGGATTAAAGGAGCCTGGATATATTTATACAAGAATTCATAATCCAACTTCATCTGTCTTTGAAGAAAGAATTGCTGAACTGGAAGGTGGAATCGGAAGTTTAGCTGTAGCAAGTGGAATGGCAGCGATTACATTATCGGTTTTAAATCTAGCTGGTTCTGGTGATGAGATCGTATCAGCTTCTACATTATATGGAGGTACATATAACCTTTTTGCTAACACATTACCAAAGTACGGAATCAATACTATTTTTGTTGATCCAAAGAATCCGGAAAATTTCCGATCAGCTATTACTCCGAAGACAAAAGCTATTTTTGCAGAGACAATTGGAAATCCAAGCTTAGATGTTCTTGATATCGAGGCAGTTGCTGAAATTGCTCATGAAGCTGGAATTCCATTGATTGTGGATAACACATTTGCCACACCGTATCTATGCAGACCTATCGATCATGGTGCCGACATTGTTGTTCATTCTGCAACAAAATGGTTGCTTGGGAATGGTACAACTCTTGGTGGAGTCATTGTAGATGGAGGTAAATTTGACTGGAATAGTCCAAAATTCCCTGGGTTTACAACTCCTGATCCTAGCTATCATGATTTAGTTTATGCTGAAGCATTAGGAGAACAAGCGTATATTATTAAAGCGAGAGTTCAGTTATTAAGAGATTTAGGCCCAGCTATTAGCCCATACAATGCCTTTCAATTTAATCTTGGTCTAGAAACCCTTCATGTCCGTATGAAGGAACATGTATCAAATGCAAGGAAAATGGTGCAATATTTAGAAAGTCACCCAGCTGTTGAGTGGGTTCTATACCCTGAAAATAGCCAACACCCTGCGAAGGACTTAGCTGCTAAATACTTACCTAAGGGTGCTGGTTCTGTAGTAGTATTCGGTATCAAGGGCGGAAGAGAGGCTGGTGCAGCTCTTATTAACAACGTTGAACTTTGGTCACATGTAGCAAATGTTGGAGATGCGAAAAGCTTAATCATTCATCCTGCGAGTACAACTCATCAACAACTAGGCGTTGAAGATTTAAAGAAATCTGGTGTAACAGAAGATTTGATCCGCTTATCAGTAGGAATTGAACATATAGAGGATTTAATAGAAGATTTAGATCAAGCTATTTTTGAAGCAACAGGTGTAAAAGGAATGGAGAAAGTAAATTCTTAA
- the gcvH gene encoding glycine cleavage system protein GcvH produces the protein MNTPKELRYSEEHEWVKVEGDKVRIGITDFAQSELGDIVFVELPEIGDELQADEPFGSVESVKTVSELYAPISGKVVEINENLDDSPEFVNDSPYEKAWMIVIEPANPADIEKLMTAEQYEEMTNQD, from the coding sequence ATGAACACACCTAAAGAACTGCGTTATTCAGAAGAACATGAGTGGGTAAAAGTAGAAGGAGATAAGGTGCGTATCGGTATCACGGATTTTGCACAATCAGAGCTTGGGGATATCGTATTTGTTGAATTACCAGAAATTGGTGATGAACTTCAAGCGGACGAGCCATTTGGAAGCGTTGAGTCAGTAAAAACAGTATCTGAATTATATGCACCAATTAGTGGGAAAGTTGTAGAAATTAATGAAAATCTTGATGATAGTCCAGAATTCGTTAATGATTCACCTTACGAAAAAGCATGGATGATCGTCATTGAACCTGCAAACCCTGCTGACATTGAAAAGTTAATGACAGCTGAGCAATATGAGGAAATGACAAATCAAGACTAA
- the sufC gene encoding Fe-S cluster assembly ATPase SufC, protein MAGSTLIIKDLHVEIDGKEILKGVNLEIKGGEFHAIMGPNGTGKSTLSSAIMGHPKYEVTQGSITLDGEDVLEMEVDERARAGLFLAMQYPSEISGVTNADFLRSSINARREEGDEISLMKFIRKMDANMDELEMDQDMAQRYLNEGFSGGEKKRNEILQLMMIEPKIAILDEIDSGLDIDALKIVAKGINKMRSEEFGCLMITHYQRLLNYITPDKVHVMMQGRVVKSGGPELAQRLEAEGYDWIKQELGIEDETVGQEA, encoded by the coding sequence ATGGCAGGCTCTACATTAATCATTAAGGATTTACACGTAGAAATTGATGGGAAAGAAATTCTAAAAGGTGTAAATCTTGAAATAAAAGGCGGAGAGTTCCATGCAATCATGGGGCCAAACGGGACAGGTAAATCTACTTTATCTTCAGCAATCATGGGGCACCCAAAGTATGAGGTAACACAAGGTAGCATTACATTAGATGGGGAAGATGTATTAGAAATGGAAGTAGACGAGCGTGCTCGTGCAGGTCTATTTTTAGCTATGCAATATCCAAGTGAAATCAGTGGGGTAACAAACGCGGATTTCTTACGTTCTTCTATTAACGCCCGCAGAGAAGAAGGCGATGAAATCTCTTTAATGAAATTCATTCGTAAAATGGATGCAAACATGGATGAGCTTGAAATGGATCAAGATATGGCACAACGTTATTTAAATGAAGGTTTCTCCGGCGGAGAGAAAAAACGTAATGAAATCCTTCAATTAATGATGATTGAACCAAAAATTGCTATTCTAGATGAAATTGACTCTGGTCTAGATATTGATGCATTAAAAATTGTTGCAAAAGGAATCAACAAAATGCGTAGTGAAGAGTTCGGTTGCTTAATGATTACTCACTACCAACGTTTATTAAACTACATCACTCCAGATAAAGTACATGTAATGATGCAAGGACGTGTTGTTAAATCAGGTGGCCCTGAGCTAGCTCAACGTTTAGAAGCAGAAGGCTATGACTGGATTAAACAAGAATTAGGTATTGAAGACGAAACTGTTGGGCAAGAAGCATAA